In Halovulum dunhuangense, one genomic interval encodes:
- a CDS encoding ABC transporter ATP-binding protein, with product MSLDTAEGNVTPDGRQIGGVLMELRNITLRFGGVVAIKDISFDIREGEIRAIIGPNGAGKSSMLNIINGFYHPQDGEIWFRGQRRKAMKPHEIAHLGIARTFQNIALFKGMSTLDNIMTGRFTKMRAPWWQQALWTGPAEREEVANREIVEKIIDFLEIQHIRKTPVGRLPYGLQKRVELGRALAAEPKLLLLDEPMAGMNVEEKEDMSRFILDVNDEFGTTIALIEHDMGVVMDISDRVVVMDYGAKIGDGTPDEVRNDPKVIDAYLGVAHD from the coding sequence ATGAGCCTGGATACCGCCGAAGGCAACGTGACCCCCGATGGCCGCCAGATCGGCGGCGTGCTGATGGAGTTGCGGAACATCACCCTGCGGTTCGGCGGGGTCGTCGCGATCAAGGACATCAGCTTCGACATCCGCGAGGGCGAGATCCGCGCCATCATCGGCCCGAACGGTGCGGGCAAGTCCTCTATGCTCAATATCATCAACGGCTTCTATCACCCGCAGGACGGCGAGATCTGGTTCCGCGGCCAGCGCCGCAAGGCGATGAAGCCGCACGAGATCGCGCATCTGGGGATCGCCCGCACCTTTCAGAACATCGCCCTGTTCAAGGGGATGTCCACGCTCGACAACATCATGACCGGCCGTTTCACCAAGATGCGCGCGCCGTGGTGGCAGCAGGCGCTGTGGACCGGCCCGGCCGAACGCGAGGAAGTGGCGAACCGCGAGATCGTCGAGAAGATCATCGACTTCCTGGAAATCCAGCACATCCGCAAGACGCCGGTCGGGCGGCTTCCCTACGGCCTGCAGAAGCGCGTGGAACTCGGCCGGGCGCTGGCGGCCGAGCCGAAGCTTCTGCTTCTGGACGAGCCGATGGCCGGGATGAACGTCGAGGAGAAGGAGGACATGAGCCGCTTCATCCTGGACGTGAACGACGAGTTCGGCACCACGATCGCGCTGATCGAGCATGACATGGGCGTCGTCATGGACATCTCGGACCGGGTGGTGGTGATGGATTACGGGGCAAAGATCGGTGACGGAACCCCCGATGAGGTGCGCAACGATCCCAAGGTGATCGACGCCTATCTGGGGGTTGCACATGATTGA